A portion of the Algimonas porphyrae genome contains these proteins:
- a CDS encoding flagellar basal body P-ring protein FlgI has protein sequence MTMLAPVTPALAAEVRIKDIADVQGVRGNDLVGYGLVIGLNGTGDTIRNSPYTEEALTNILERLGVNVQDSDFRPDNIAAVLVTATLPPFAREGSRIDINVASIGDASSLAGGTLVMTPLNAPNGEIYAIAQGNLLVSGFDAEGEGARLTQGVPTSASVPNGARVEREIPFDFRTQQSVRLALRTADFTTAGRVEDSINRAVGRPIATLLDSGTVEVDLSGLPGNPAHAMGKIENLTLKSAEISRVVIDQRSGTIVLGEAVKVSSVAVAQGNLTIKIAETPVASQPNPFGFGDTVVLPRTNVQVQDGEAGNVALVGEAVTLPDLVAGLNALGVSPREMIDILKAIKSAGALHAELVLQ, from the coding sequence ATGACTATGCTGGCCCCGGTGACACCCGCGCTCGCCGCTGAAGTCCGGATCAAGGACATTGCCGACGTGCAGGGCGTTCGCGGCAACGATCTGGTCGGCTATGGGCTTGTCATCGGACTGAACGGCACAGGCGATACGATTCGCAACTCGCCCTACACGGAAGAAGCGCTGACCAATATCCTAGAACGGTTGGGCGTGAACGTGCAGGATAGCGACTTTCGACCTGACAATATCGCCGCTGTTCTTGTCACGGCAACATTGCCGCCCTTCGCCCGTGAAGGCTCCCGTATCGACATCAATGTCGCATCGATTGGCGACGCGTCCAGCCTGGCGGGCGGAACATTGGTCATGACACCGCTCAACGCCCCCAATGGCGAGATCTATGCGATAGCGCAGGGCAATTTGCTGGTCAGCGGCTTTGACGCAGAAGGCGAAGGCGCAAGACTGACACAGGGCGTTCCAACCAGCGCATCCGTCCCGAACGGGGCGCGCGTCGAACGCGAAATTCCCTTTGATTTCCGCACCCAGCAGAGTGTGCGTCTGGCGCTACGGACGGCTGACTTCACCACGGCGGGTCGTGTCGAGGACAGCATCAATCGCGCTGTCGGTCGCCCGATCGCGACTTTGCTGGACTCAGGCACGGTTGAAGTCGATCTGAGTGGCCTTCCCGGCAACCCTGCCCACGCGATGGGAAAGATTGAAAACCTGACACTGAAATCCGCCGAGATTTCGCGCGTCGTCATCGACCAGCGGTCAGGCACGATCGTTCTAGGCGAAGCGGTGAAAGTATCATCCGTCGCCGTGGCGCAAGGCAATCTGACGATCAAGATCGCCGAAACGCCCGTCGCCTCCCAGCCCAATCCGTTCGGTTTTGGCGACACAGTCGTGTTGCCACGAACGAATGTTCAGGTTCAGGATGGCGAAGCCGGCAATGTCGCGCTGGTCGGCGAAGCCGTGACCTTGCCGGATCTGGTGGCAGGTCTGAATGCGCTGGGTGTCTCCCCACGCGAGATGATCGATATCCTCAAGGCCATTAAGAGCGCCGGCGCGCTTCACGCGGAACTGGTTCTGCAATAG
- a CDS encoding flagellar hook protein FlgE produces MTMTSSLNAGVMGLNVNSTRLAAISNNISNSATYGYKRTDVDFSSLVISERASVYSAGGVRATTTREISDAGSLISTGRSTDLAVNGSGMIPVTNLAGLTQPPTERDFMMVPTGGFAPDADGNLRTESGLYLLGWAIGADGNPINTGRSSQTGLVPVNVSSGLFNAESTSRIQLGVNLPGDPSVLPVGDSLSLPIEYYDQIGLASALNTTFTRNSNNEWSVSIQDQSTGTAVQTAAFDITFNADGTLGSVTSGAGATYDAATGNVSFTLPSGPIDMFVGQLNTAAGMTQIGTSFQAQNVSANGSPAGELQDIEISPTGMLEAIYNTGARRNLFQIPVASVNNLDGLTPQGNQAYSVSRESGDVYLWDAGDGPAGDLVGYALMESNTDIATELTNLIETQRAYSSNAKIVQTVDEMLQETTNLKR; encoded by the coding sequence ATGACGATGACCTCCTCGCTCAATGCGGGCGTAATGGGCCTGAACGTGAATTCCACGCGCTTGGCCGCTATTTCCAACAATATCTCCAACTCCGCGACCTACGGATACAAACGGACCGACGTCGATTTCTCGTCGCTGGTCATCAGCGAACGCGCCAGCGTCTACTCCGCTGGCGGGGTCCGAGCGACCACAACGCGAGAAATCTCCGACGCAGGCTCGCTGATCTCCACAGGACGATCAACCGATCTCGCTGTCAATGGCAGCGGTATGATCCCGGTGACTAATCTGGCTGGACTAACCCAACCTCCCACGGAACGGGACTTCATGATGGTCCCGACAGGTGGATTCGCCCCAGATGCGGACGGTAATCTGCGAACGGAGAGCGGGCTTTATCTACTCGGCTGGGCAATCGGCGCCGATGGCAATCCGATCAACACCGGACGCAGCAGCCAGACAGGCCTTGTCCCTGTCAATGTCTCCTCGGGTTTGTTCAATGCCGAATCCACAAGCCGGATTCAATTGGGTGTCAATTTGCCAGGCGACCCTTCAGTCCTGCCAGTTGGAGACTCATTGAGTTTGCCAATCGAATATTATGACCAGATTGGTCTGGCCAGTGCGCTGAATACGACATTTACGCGAAATTCCAATAATGAGTGGTCCGTGTCCATTCAGGATCAGTCGACAGGAACAGCCGTGCAGACGGCGGCTTTCGACATCACCTTCAATGCCGATGGAACATTAGGTTCAGTCACTTCAGGAGCAGGCGCAACCTATGATGCCGCGACCGGGAATGTCAGCTTCACATTACCGAGCGGTCCGATCGATATGTTTGTTGGGCAGCTCAACACGGCTGCCGGCATGACGCAGATCGGAACGTCGTTCCAAGCGCAGAACGTCAGCGCCAACGGATCCCCTGCCGGTGAGCTCCAGGACATTGAAATCTCCCCGACTGGCATGCTGGAAGCGATCTACAACACCGGCGCACGACGCAATCTTTTCCAAATTCCTGTCGCGTCCGTTAATAATCTGGATGGCTTAACCCCACAAGGCAACCAAGCCTACAGCGTTTCGCGAGAAAGCGGCGATGTCTATCTCTGGGATGCGGGTGACGGCCCGGCTGGCGATTTGGTCGGCTACGCCCTGATGGAAAGCAACACGGACATCGCGACCGAGCTAACCAATCTGATCGAAACCCAGCGCGCTTATTCCTCCAACGCCAAAATCGTCCAGACCGTGGACGAAATGTTGCAGGAAACGACCAACCTGAAACGGTAG
- the fliP gene encoding flagellar type III secretion system pore protein FliP (The bacterial flagellar biogenesis protein FliP forms a type III secretion system (T3SS)-type pore required for flagellar assembly.): protein MRLTRLITALILGGLALWFAPDVLAQVAPDGDAVSDALSNGVRDAVNAPVALDVSIVQLFLLVTVLSLAPGLAMMVTCLPLIVIVLSFLRQALGLQQTPPNSMIMGLALILTFFIMEPVFAESWEAGVRPYMDGILDEEMAFDLAIEPFRAFMSGRVDAETIQRLADALPGREWAPGEEPSLGLLTSAFMLSEIKVAFQIGFAIFLPFLAIDLAVASVLMAMGMMMVPPAVVSLPFKLGFFVLADGWLKITEALLQGYAL, encoded by the coding sequence GTGAGACTGACGCGGCTTATAACCGCGCTCATCCTGGGCGGGCTTGCACTCTGGTTTGCGCCGGATGTGCTGGCTCAGGTCGCGCCAGATGGCGATGCCGTTTCCGATGCGCTCAGCAATGGCGTCAGAGACGCGGTCAATGCGCCTGTCGCGCTCGATGTTTCGATCGTTCAGCTTTTCCTTCTGGTGACCGTTCTCAGCCTGGCTCCAGGGCTTGCGATGATGGTCACATGCCTGCCGTTGATCGTGATCGTCCTGTCCTTTCTGCGTCAGGCGTTGGGCCTTCAGCAGACACCGCCCAACTCAATGATCATGGGGTTGGCGCTGATCCTGACCTTTTTCATTATGGAGCCGGTCTTTGCCGAAAGCTGGGAGGCGGGCGTTCGTCCCTATATGGACGGTATTCTGGATGAGGAAATGGCCTTCGATCTGGCTATCGAACCATTCCGCGCCTTTATGAGTGGCCGCGTCGATGCGGAGACGATCCAGCGTCTGGCCGACGCGCTGCCGGGCCGGGAATGGGCCCCGGGTGAAGAACCGTCTCTGGGCCTTCTGACGAGTGCTTTCATGCTGTCCGAGATCAAGGTCGCGTTTCAGATCGGTTTCGCGATCTTCCTGCCCTTCCTGGCGATCGACCTGGCTGTCGCCTCCGTCCTGATGGCCATGGGTATGATGATGGTGCCTCCGGCTGTGGTTTCATTGCCATTCAAACTCGGCTTCTTCGTGCTGGCCGACGGCTGGCTGAAAATCACCGAAGCTCTCTTGCAAGGATATGCGTTGTGA
- a CDS encoding FliG C-terminal domain-containing protein, with amino-acid sequence MTALKRLTREQRAAVVLVSLGPEHAQSLADQLGVDAMRRIRDALTDMPFVSQEEMLAAFADFITQLNIWSAGMRGGKKEALDLLTKALGETLVEQIRGPIVEVEQPSDVWSDFNGLDSQVIAEFVSQQHGAVSALILHKLASDRIPEVLGLMESAAAVEAIGHLSRPDDPSPAALSVAEAMIQDRLLTKDTDPTSDPKVIMIGETLGTLPRDLRDAALTRLDQEDAVRAQAIRAALLQIEDIPARLPTKSVQVLFRDLDRSIMVKGLAAVKVDTPEVSEFLLGNIAQRMADQYRADIDALGEMDGSTKDRAIGALVREILGLSRRGDITLNSLSDAE; translated from the coding sequence GTGACGGCTCTCAAGCGATTGACGCGCGAACAGCGCGCCGCAGTTGTTCTGGTCTCTCTTGGCCCTGAACACGCCCAATCCCTTGCGGACCAGCTCGGCGTCGACGCGATGCGCCGGATCCGCGACGCCCTGACCGACATGCCTTTCGTGTCGCAGGAGGAGATGCTCGCCGCGTTTGCCGATTTCATCACACAGCTCAATATCTGGAGCGCCGGCATGCGGGGCGGCAAGAAGGAAGCGCTGGACCTGTTGACCAAGGCGCTGGGCGAGACACTTGTCGAACAGATCAGAGGACCCATCGTCGAAGTCGAGCAGCCCTCCGATGTCTGGTCGGATTTCAACGGGCTCGACAGCCAGGTCATTGCCGAATTCGTCAGCCAGCAGCATGGAGCCGTCTCGGCGCTGATCCTGCACAAGCTTGCCAGTGACCGGATACCGGAAGTGCTAGGCCTGATGGAATCAGCCGCTGCCGTCGAAGCCATCGGCCATTTGTCGCGCCCTGACGACCCATCGCCCGCAGCCTTGTCCGTTGCCGAAGCGATGATCCAGGACAGGCTTCTGACAAAGGATACGGACCCGACCAGCGATCCCAAGGTCATCATGATTGGCGAAACGCTGGGAACGCTGCCGCGCGATTTGCGCGATGCCGCTCTGACCCGGCTGGATCAGGAAGATGCGGTCCGGGCGCAGGCCATTCGGGCTGCCTTGCTGCAGATCGAAGACATACCTGCGCGACTGCCGACCAAATCTGTGCAGGTGCTGTTCCGCGATCTGGATCGGTCGATCATGGTCAAGGGTCTGGCTGCGGTGAAGGTCGACACACCGGAAGTCAGTGAGTTCCTGCTAGGCAATATCGCACAGCGCATGGCCGATCAGTATCGCGCCGACATTGACGCGCTGGGCGAGATGGACGGGTCTACCAAGGACCGTGCAATTGGCGCGCTTGTGCGGGAAATTCTCGGTTTGTCGCGTCGGGGCGATATTACGCTGAACAGTCTCTCAGACGCAGAATAA
- the flgK gene encoding flagellar hook-associated protein FlgK — translation MSLSATLATARTGMAATGVRAQTASSNIANVSTPGYVRRDTSVSQNGATGGVTTDVARTQDRVLVQSRRDAQSQSAHSGVIQDAMQRALSAFGEPGSSTGVFGTFTQFENDLQTLRSTPESGAAQAIAVDSLKDLTHALTTASQDLQTERTRADANLSTDIDQANELAADLFKLNNDIRTASGAGRNTAPLLDQRDQILDKLSAYLPLNVTYENTGAVAVRTDSGLTLVGVTLNEIEFSPANRVGPLDSPEPVGRLSIPTLNGQPIGPNSGGHGITEGRIAAHLTLRDTDIPRQSAALDDFAYDLASAFQAVGEPLLLDAGAAVDINNKVGLSERLSVNPLVDPSRGGDATRLRDGLATATQGAPSEDGLLTQLVDTIAPFSDRLGNVISDVSSEVYRAERIHTGNLARETTLFDADAELSAVDLDNELQSLLAIEQAYSANARVIQTVSDIFDILARL, via the coding sequence ATGTCGCTCTCCGCAACACTCGCCACGGCGCGAACCGGAATGGCGGCGACGGGCGTGCGCGCCCAGACGGCGTCTTCCAACATCGCCAACGTCTCGACGCCGGGCTATGTCCGGCGCGATACGTCTGTGTCGCAAAACGGCGCCACAGGCGGGGTCACGACAGACGTCGCGCGTACACAGGACCGGGTTCTGGTCCAATCCCGCCGCGATGCCCAATCGCAAAGCGCCCATTCCGGTGTCATTCAGGACGCGATGCAACGGGCGCTCAGCGCCTTCGGCGAACCGGGCAGTTCGACTGGCGTGTTCGGCACCTTCACGCAATTCGAAAACGATCTGCAGACATTACGAAGCACACCGGAATCAGGCGCCGCACAGGCCATCGCCGTCGATTCGTTGAAGGATCTGACCCATGCTCTCACCACTGCATCGCAGGACCTGCAGACCGAACGGACCCGTGCAGACGCGAACCTGTCCACCGATATTGATCAGGCCAACGAACTGGCCGCCGATCTGTTCAAACTCAATAACGATATCCGCACAGCCAGCGGCGCAGGACGCAACACGGCCCCCTTGCTGGATCAACGCGACCAGATCCTCGACAAGCTTTCTGCCTATCTGCCGCTTAATGTGACTTATGAGAACACCGGTGCCGTGGCTGTCAGAACCGATTCAGGCCTGACCCTGGTCGGTGTCACATTGAACGAAATCGAATTCTCGCCCGCCAATCGCGTCGGGCCCCTCGACTCGCCCGAACCTGTGGGCAGGCTGTCCATCCCGACTTTGAACGGGCAGCCGATCGGACCCAATTCCGGTGGTCACGGTATCACGGAAGGCCGCATCGCCGCCCATCTGACACTACGTGACACGGATATTCCACGCCAATCCGCTGCGCTGGATGACTTTGCCTATGATCTGGCCTCGGCCTTTCAAGCGGTAGGCGAACCGCTGCTGCTGGACGCCGGCGCCGCCGTGGACATCAATAATAAGGTCGGCCTGTCAGAGCGATTGAGCGTCAACCCTCTGGTCGATCCGTCGCGAGGCGGTGACGCAACGCGTCTGCGTGACGGCCTGGCTACCGCCACACAAGGGGCACCATCCGAAGACGGGCTGCTGACCCAGCTTGTCGATACGATTGCGCCCTTCTCCGATCGGCTCGGCAACGTCATCAGCGACGTATCGTCCGAAGTCTACCGCGCCGAACGCATTCATACCGGCAATCTGGCCCGCGAAACCACCCTCTTCGATGCCGATGCCGAGCTCAGCGCGGTCGATCTCGACAATGAGCTGCAAAGCCTGCTCGCGATCGAACAGGCCTATAGTGCGAACGCCCGGGTCATTCAGACCGTCAGCGACATCTTCGACATATTGGCGAGGCTCTAG
- a CDS encoding flagellar motor protein MotB, which yields MSAAEPTIIIKRPKKVVGGGHHGGAWKVAYADFVTAMMAFFLLMWLLNATTEDQRRGLADYFNPSIPIAAVSGGGADALNGSDVDDKVSLTVLSKTQTNSDREAGRPGDVTSDSVMLDETPTDMEVAEALEAVLDGEAAELSEHISIRMSPEGLVIELTDRESQPLFASGSAQPSPVLDRLCAAVATALYAVENKVKIVGHTDSRRYVSDRNYSNWELSSDRANVARRLIQGSGLGEYRIEEVSGRAATMPLVDDPLDPRNRRISITLLRR from the coding sequence ATGAGCGCAGCCGAGCCGACAATCATTATCAAGCGCCCGAAAAAGGTGGTCGGTGGTGGTCACCATGGCGGCGCGTGGAAAGTCGCCTACGCCGATTTCGTGACAGCGATGATGGCGTTCTTCCTGCTGATGTGGCTTCTGAACGCCACGACGGAAGATCAGCGCCGGGGTCTGGCGGACTATTTCAATCCCTCGATCCCGATCGCAGCTGTATCCGGCGGCGGGGCCGATGCGCTCAATGGCAGCGATGTCGATGACAAGGTCAGCCTGACCGTACTCTCTAAAACACAAACCAATTCAGATCGTGAAGCAGGCCGCCCGGGCGATGTGACGTCAGACAGTGTAATGCTGGACGAAACACCGACAGACATGGAAGTCGCCGAAGCGCTGGAAGCCGTACTGGACGGTGAAGCCGCCGAGCTATCGGAACATATCAGCATCCGGATGAGTCCTGAAGGCCTGGTCATTGAACTGACCGACCGCGAGAGCCAGCCGCTCTTTGCCTCGGGCAGCGCCCAACCTTCGCCTGTCCTGGACCGCCTGTGTGCCGCGGTCGCAACCGCGCTTTACGCGGTCGAGAACAAAGTCAAGATTGTCGGTCATACGGATAGCCGCCGCTATGTCAGCGATCGCAACTACAGCAACTGGGAATTGTCGAGCGACCGTGCGAATGTCGCCCGCCGACTGATCCAGGGTTCGGGACTGGGTGAGTACAGGATCGAGGAAGTCTCTGGCCGGGCCGCCACCATGCCGCTCGTCGACGATCCGCTGGACCCGCGCAATCGCCGGATTTCCATCACGCTTCTGCGTCGCTAA
- a CDS encoding FliM/FliN family flagellar motor switch protein, whose product MTTPDQPGDTITPEFDDPTAIPAPESTTEQTGPNPVEPPVLERRDEAGGAKFKRSIYALPVTVDVVVGSARPTVTELLGLDEGSLLGLDRGIEDPVDLCVDGRVIARGELVEMENGGGIGVRITQVVDVAEDALA is encoded by the coding sequence ATGACGACACCGGACCAGCCAGGCGATACGATTACACCGGAATTCGACGACCCCACCGCGATCCCGGCACCTGAAAGCACCACGGAACAGACGGGTCCGAACCCGGTCGAGCCGCCGGTTCTGGAACGACGCGACGAAGCCGGAGGGGCGAAATTCAAACGCTCTATCTATGCCTTGCCGGTCACGGTCGATGTCGTTGTGGGATCGGCCCGGCCGACCGTGACTGAATTGCTCGGCCTTGACGAAGGCAGCCTTCTGGGTCTGGACCGGGGCATCGAAGATCCGGTTGATCTCTGTGTGGACGGTCGTGTCATCGCGCGCGGCGAACTGGTCGAGATGGAAAATGGCGGTGGTATCGGCGTGCGGATCACGCAGGTCGTCGATGTCGCGGAAGACGCGCTGGCGTGA
- a CDS encoding flagellin, which translates to MRFALTPDSLFTVRQSRQNAELRARLETVSQEVITGRRADTLEATNGRLGDAFLLDKASADITRQRSMADLAGARLNGAAGSVSVIRETLLGFNGTARNSLAQGHENDLDLLTLNASDALAQITGALSRRQGTRHLFSGTQSVGVPLSSPADIEAGVNAIISGSADAATASADIEAYFNAPGGGFETDIYQGSAEDGPRLHITDTKSFDPLPKGDDPLFRDILRGLSLVAGSGNATTRDDQIAMIEEGLALLDTAVEGVLAMESRLGSAQQSLERTDSVLQTEASLIAAAQDKLLGRDVFDAAAELQSLEGQLEASYTVTGRLGSLSLANFLR; encoded by the coding sequence ATGCGCTTTGCTCTGACCCCCGATAGTCTGTTCACAGTGCGGCAATCGCGGCAGAATGCCGAGCTTCGCGCCCGCCTTGAAACCGTATCCCAGGAAGTCATTACGGGACGTCGGGCCGATACGCTGGAAGCGACCAATGGCCGTCTGGGCGATGCCTTTCTTCTCGACAAGGCATCCGCCGACATCACGCGCCAGCGTAGCATGGCCGATCTGGCGGGCGCACGTCTGAACGGAGCCGCGGGTTCCGTCTCCGTCATTCGGGAAACGCTGCTGGGGTTCAACGGAACGGCGCGAAACTCGCTCGCTCAGGGCCATGAAAATGACCTCGACCTGCTGACACTCAATGCTTCAGACGCGCTCGCACAGATCACAGGTGCGCTCAGTCGCCGCCAAGGGACGCGTCACCTCTTTTCCGGCACGCAAAGCGTGGGCGTGCCCCTGTCGTCACCAGCCGATATCGAAGCCGGGGTCAATGCCATCATCAGCGGCAGTGCGGATGCTGCCACGGCCAGCGCCGACATCGAAGCCTATTTCAACGCACCCGGCGGCGGGTTCGAAACGGATATCTATCAGGGCAGCGCCGAAGACGGCCCGCGCCTGCATATTACGGACACGAAAAGCTTCGACCCGCTGCCGAAAGGCGACGATCCGCTGTTCCGCGACATTCTGCGCGGCTTGAGCCTGGTCGCCGGATCCGGCAATGCCACGACACGGGACGACCAGATAGCCATGATCGAAGAAGGTCTGGCTCTCCTCGATACGGCGGTTGAAGGCGTCTTGGCGATGGAAAGCCGTCTCGGCAGCGCCCAGCAATCGCTCGAACGCACGGATTCCGTTCTCCAGACGGAAGCGTCGCTGATTGCGGCCGCGCAGGACAAGTTGCTCGGCCGGGACGTCTTCGACGCCGCGGCTGAACTTCAGTCGCTCGAAGGACAACTTGAAGCCAGCTATACTGTTACGGGGCGTCTCGGCTCCCTCTCCCTTGCTAACTTTCTGAGGTGA
- the fliF gene encoding flagellar basal-body MS-ring/collar protein FliF gives MNPIAVFRSLSMQQKIISAGAVLATLLVMTLIARQVSQPNLSLLYADLEPATAGEVIARLDNMGVNYRVDGGAIYADSSRRDSLRLELARESLPRQDVVGYELFDGLNSFAMSSDMFDTAYWRAKEGELARTILAMPNVRAARVHVGQGAGRGLTARRQPTTASVTLTSQPSIDARRAQAVQYLVALAVPGLKPEDVAVIDTQAGLLAGPGLDDAATSDAAGELGRAATIKSELLSLLEARVGPGNVRVNVSLDLETDRTSRTERRFDPNGRVLRSTTTSDRSNQSDGTTGNVTVASNLPEGAAGGGNQTSEQSETTETMSYEISETLTTTESLPGKVTRMSVAVLLDHRREVADDGTISFVPRTQDELDALQSLASAAAGLNTERGDVLRVDTLAFDRPEPGEMITPPGAASRFVDQHGGRLAQLTILSLLAFGLAFFVIRPMLRVSRGGVGALPAPSGAGLSPMTLNGLDPADDMADASAQALGLEGGQGNGQGGALGLPAPDPRAALNDAVEENMDDAAALLASWLDTDASDTRRDPPVSEVAA, from the coding sequence ATGAACCCGATTGCCGTTTTCCGGTCGCTGTCTATGCAGCAGAAGATCATTTCAGCAGGTGCCGTCCTGGCGACGCTGCTTGTCATGACGTTGATCGCGCGTCAGGTCTCCCAACCCAACCTCTCTCTCCTGTATGCTGATCTCGAACCGGCCACAGCCGGAGAAGTGATTGCGCGCCTCGATAATATGGGTGTGAACTACCGCGTCGATGGCGGTGCGATCTATGCCGATTCCAGCCGTCGCGACTCCTTACGTCTCGAACTCGCGCGCGAAAGTCTGCCGCGTCAGGACGTTGTCGGATACGAATTGTTCGATGGGCTGAACAGTTTCGCCATGTCGTCGGACATGTTCGACACGGCCTACTGGCGCGCAAAGGAAGGTGAACTGGCCCGGACCATTCTGGCCATGCCGAATGTACGGGCGGCTCGCGTGCATGTCGGGCAGGGCGCAGGGCGCGGTCTGACGGCCCGACGTCAGCCGACGACGGCGTCCGTCACGCTGACATCGCAACCTTCTATTGATGCACGTCGCGCACAGGCCGTCCAATATCTTGTCGCGCTGGCTGTTCCGGGCTTGAAACCCGAAGACGTGGCCGTGATCGACACACAGGCGGGTTTGCTGGCCGGGCCGGGCCTCGACGATGCGGCGACTTCCGATGCGGCGGGCGAACTGGGACGGGCTGCGACAATCAAATCCGAATTGCTGAGCCTGCTCGAAGCGCGGGTCGGTCCGGGCAATGTCCGGGTCAATGTGTCGCTTGATCTGGAAACGGACCGGACCAGCCGGACGGAGCGCCGTTTCGATCCCAACGGTCGGGTCCTGCGCTCGACCACGACGAGCGACCGGAGCAACCAGAGCGACGGTACGACCGGTAATGTGACGGTCGCGTCCAATCTGCCCGAAGGCGCAGCTGGGGGCGGCAATCAGACCAGCGAACAGTCCGAAACAACGGAAACGATGAGCTATGAGATTTCCGAGACCCTGACTACGACGGAGAGCCTGCCGGGCAAAGTAACACGAATGAGTGTCGCCGTCCTGCTCGACCACCGGCGTGAGGTCGCGGATGATGGTACGATCAGCTTCGTACCGCGCACGCAAGATGAACTGGACGCCTTGCAGTCTCTGGCCAGTGCGGCGGCCGGTCTGAATACAGAACGCGGCGATGTGTTGCGTGTTGATACGCTCGCCTTTGATCGTCCGGAACCGGGCGAGATGATCACCCCTCCAGGCGCAGCCTCGCGCTTTGTCGATCAGCATGGCGGCCGTCTGGCGCAGCTGACGATCCTCAGCCTGCTGGCGTTCGGTCTGGCCTTCTTTGTCATTCGTCCCATGCTGCGCGTCTCGCGCGGGGGCGTAGGCGCTTTACCAGCACCGTCCGGTGCCGGCCTGTCGCCCATGACTCTCAATGGTCTGGATCCGGCGGACGACATGGCCGACGCGTCAGCGCAGGCGCTGGGTCTGGAAGGCGGACAAGGGAACGGACAGGGCGGGGCACTCGGCTTGCCGGCGCCCGATCCCCGGGCCGCACTGAACGACGCGGTAGAAGAGAATATGGATGACGCGGCCGCGCTCCTCGCCAGCTGGCTCGACACTGATGCTTCGGACACAAGGCGCGATCCGCCCGTATCAGAGGTTGCGGCATGA
- the fliL gene encoding flagellar basal body-associated protein FliL, giving the protein MTIESEKEQTPPPMALMKKKSAAPKAGTPPDSGGAAAPAAKKGGKLGLILTPLAVFGGAFGASWLGGAPAPAPATEHVEAAKGAAGDIHAEDSSMIAAWLPGKHATTLALEPLMITAGSQGQTLRIGLAIEVWDSEAPIDVAKLRDAFTTYLRALEPDMLSDPSFHMRLKRALLHRARVVTDQDVIADVLITDFLLTS; this is encoded by the coding sequence GTGACAATCGAATCGGAGAAAGAGCAGACACCGCCGCCCATGGCCCTGATGAAGAAAAAGAGTGCTGCCCCCAAAGCGGGAACGCCGCCGGATTCCGGCGGGGCGGCAGCGCCTGCGGCGAAAAAAGGTGGCAAGCTCGGATTGATTCTGACACCACTGGCCGTTTTTGGCGGTGCGTTTGGGGCCAGCTGGCTCGGTGGCGCGCCTGCACCGGCTCCGGCGACGGAACATGTCGAAGCGGCCAAAGGCGCCGCTGGCGATATTCACGCTGAAGACTCATCCATGATTGCAGCCTGGCTGCCCGGAAAGCATGCCACGACGCTGGCGCTAGAGCCCTTGATGATTACGGCGGGTTCGCAAGGGCAGACATTACGCATCGGGCTAGCCATCGAAGTCTGGGATTCCGAAGCACCGATCGATGTTGCCAAACTACGCGATGCGTTCACTACCTATTTGCGCGCGCTGGAACCGGACATGCTGTCCGATCCCAGTTTTCACATGCGGCTGAAGCGGGCCTTGCTGCACCGTGCCCGCGTCGTCACGGATCAGGATGTCATTGCCGACGTGCTGATCACGGATTTTCTACTGACGAGTTAG